The Arcobacter sp. LA11 genome contains the following window.
ATCATCAAAGCCTTTATCTAAGTTTGCGATTTCAGCATCTACTGCATCAGCAACTCTTTGTTTAACTGAATCAATATCACCTTTTGCAGTTTCAACAATTTCAGCTGCAAGAGTTTTCGCTTCTTCTAATTTTTTAGCAGCATCATCAACTTTATCTTTTGAAGCTTTTAAAGTATCTTCTACTTTATCAAGTTCAGCTTGAATAGAAGCCGTTCTGTCTGCGAAATATGCTTTAATTTTATCAGCAAGTAAATACCATAAAATTCCAGCAAAGATTATAAAGTTAACGGTTCTTTGAACTATATCATAGTTTGTTTCCGCACCTTCACTACTAGCAAATAACCCCAGTGGAGCCAAAGCTAATCCAAGTATTAATAATTTTTTCAACTCTAACCTCCCTATTAAATTGAGCTAATCTTAGCTTTTAAGCTCTCATTAAATTGAGGCATTGCAGCTACTAATGATTCTTTTAAAGCTTGTGTTTCTTTCTCTAAGTCTTTTGTAAACTTAAGCGATTTAGCTTCTAGTTCTTCTTTAGCATTTGCAAGTTTAGCATCAGCTATCTCTTTTGCTTCTGTGTATGC
Protein-coding sequences here:
- a CDS encoding F0F1 ATP synthase subunit B, which codes for MKKLLILGLALAPLGLFASSEGAETNYDIVQRTVNFIIFAGILWYLLADKIKAYFADRTASIQAELDKVEDTLKASKDKVDDAAKKLEEAKTLAAEIVETAKGDIDSVKQRVADAVDAEIANLDKGFDDKIKVEMSKGKRQIVSEILDELLSSDNVSLTQDELVNIVVKKVA